One segment of Paraburkholderia bonniea DNA contains the following:
- a CDS encoding Ig-like domain-containing protein codes for MVDAAISVNPDGTLTIAGRATAASSVTVIYPDGTRQNVLADATGHFSATSSDPQTSGAVSVSATDASGHTSTPLELTYTDVTAPGQPGLSIVEDLNHDGQLSLAEISAPTLQVKVSLNGTGAMVGDQIVLSDLRTHTLSAEDLATGYVLFEFTVPRGGQTFKVEAHLSDAAGNVSPSASSEVLISPDFTGITVDQLSRVNIAEIVSNGLSVTGTLSQYTAHETISVTLLGKTVQATVLADGSWHAYFSAGSYLAGCKNSTPVQFTLSDSLTGQEHAGSSTLGSGVDMLPATIALNRISGDNVLSHAELAQEIVISGSTTNTQAGDLVTITIGSFSFQTAVNAQGLWSYTVPSGTLTGLSNQDYRVSASIERHDASGNPLGSSTSTDVTVDASLPSLTLDPLPGGNILGQSATVGDYLISGSGTPFEQVVVQIGAGSFFATVDQHGHWEIQLAPVVFAALQDGSYTLSASITRQDSSGNVMKAEASLDFTLKQTPPRLEDLTIVTHADGTVTVSGKALDGATKVTVNFLDGAHSIVIDSDGDGSFSITSIASQPSGTITVKATDNADNLASSDLSYTDLIAPGQPTVQVLTDTNHDGLISIEELNGATTLMLRITLNGTHAMVGDTLSLSGLPTHTLTVIEIQQGYIDVQVPAPAADQAFHVSAVLTDKEGNASSAGSADVTMATTPATVTVDQITKLNYQTVETEGLTLNGRVTGSYSSNDTVYVTVLGTTLSTHVNADGTWHVTFSGAQMNGIKNGTPVTLRFDEQLNHTDLIVSDLTVGSGTDYAPPVVSIDPLFVNGILSWDESKGDGLVTGKVYGISQPGDRIELTLDNGQTYIGTVKADQTWSILIPANDLGSMRDGDHNVTVKVFASDPAGNLFETNVNNSFSVDLTPPTFALAFFPLPFGETLNLIETFSSFSISGTSTGLPEGTEVTVRIGGYSYTAFIGADRSWSITPTTFDLQRLPDGSASISVSASVFGQSVHGQTTFNVDLTPPELSELSYKVNADHSITLSGMSEAGASIFIIFEGSAYKGTANSAGYYEIRTPPNMGSSSGIATLTATDAAGNVTSGSYNYDIDLTPPELSELSYKVNADRSITLSGMSEAYAGILIIFDGRAFMGTANSAGYYEIKTPPNMGSSSGPATLTATDAAGNVTSGSYYIDLTPPAAPQLKVLENTNSDAYINNAEMGSATVITVKISLAGTGAQAGDKLNLAGHAPYELSSSDITQGYVSLQIPRPTDDGAFTVKATLQDAVGNVSNESNLDLIMATSKPVASMEIHYTPGQPQINGLMVSGQVIGAHLSATQVVTVTILGMDAQVSIDPDTGNWSVVFPAKLFAGMSISTVNNISVQISVIDSAGNGFDAQTTIISGGLPLPVQALADDAAMSVNAASFAETEPLARHSASISETELAAPAAPIAPLHDETALFVRSAADSTAAPAMLSSELIAATETAHPALHVAPRMSAFAQEMPSHEAAIPAHATRPGLHELLSPAPTSHPSAELLADAAASPGAALAEPRLKPPHATHEAQAADETQAATPSLAASITLADVAPEHAQATPDVVNFPDAAAPPVHHDDLATLLANHPLNVV; via the coding sequence GTGGTCGATGCGGCCATCAGCGTCAACCCCGATGGCACGCTGACGATCGCCGGACGCGCCACGGCAGCCAGCAGTGTCACCGTGATCTACCCGGACGGCACGCGGCAGAACGTACTAGCCGATGCAACGGGACATTTCAGCGCCACCTCAAGCGACCCGCAAACCAGCGGCGCAGTCAGTGTCAGCGCCACTGATGCCTCGGGCCACACCAGCACGCCACTCGAGCTGACCTACACCGATGTCACCGCGCCTGGACAACCGGGCCTCTCGATTGTCGAAGACCTCAACCACGACGGCCAGCTCAGCCTCGCGGAAATTTCCGCTCCGACGCTGCAAGTCAAGGTCAGCCTAAACGGCACTGGCGCGATGGTGGGCGACCAGATTGTGCTATCGGATCTCCGCACGCATACGCTCAGCGCTGAAGATCTCGCCACCGGCTACGTGCTGTTCGAATTCACGGTGCCGCGCGGCGGCCAGACCTTCAAGGTCGAAGCCCATCTGAGCGATGCAGCGGGCAATGTGTCGCCGAGCGCATCAAGCGAAGTGCTGATTAGCCCGGATTTCACCGGCATCACGGTGGACCAGTTAAGCCGCGTCAACATTGCGGAGATTGTCAGCAATGGCCTGAGCGTCACCGGCACGCTAAGCCAGTACACCGCGCATGAAACGATTTCCGTGACCTTGCTGGGCAAGACCGTCCAGGCCACCGTTCTGGCCGATGGAAGCTGGCACGCTTACTTCAGCGCGGGCAGCTATCTGGCCGGTTGCAAAAACAGCACGCCGGTGCAATTCACGCTTTCCGACTCGCTCACGGGCCAGGAGCATGCGGGCTCCAGCACACTCGGTTCAGGCGTCGATATGCTGCCTGCGACGATCGCGCTAAACCGCATCTCCGGTGACAACGTGTTAAGCCATGCGGAGCTGGCCCAGGAGATCGTGATCTCCGGCAGCACGACCAACACCCAGGCGGGAGACCTCGTCACGATCACCATCGGCTCGTTCAGTTTTCAGACTGCCGTCAATGCCCAGGGCCTCTGGTCTTATACCGTTCCCTCAGGCACGCTGACGGGCCTCAGCAACCAGGACTACCGCGTAAGCGCCAGCATCGAACGCCACGATGCCTCGGGCAATCCGCTGGGCAGCAGCACCTCGACTGATGTCACTGTGGATGCCAGCCTGCCCAGCCTCACGCTGGATCCGCTCCCCGGCGGCAATATCCTCGGGCAGAGCGCTACCGTTGGCGACTATCTCATCAGCGGGAGCGGCACGCCGTTCGAGCAGGTCGTCGTGCAGATCGGCGCGGGGAGCTTTTTCGCCACGGTCGATCAACATGGGCATTGGGAAATCCAGCTTGCGCCCGTGGTGTTCGCCGCGCTGCAAGACGGAAGCTATACGCTTAGCGCGTCGATCACGCGGCAGGATTCCTCGGGCAACGTGATGAAAGCCGAGGCTTCGCTGGATTTCACGCTCAAGCAAACCCCGCCCCGTCTGGAAGACCTCACCATCGTGACCCATGCCGACGGCACAGTCACGGTGTCGGGCAAAGCGCTCGACGGAGCAACGAAGGTCACGGTGAACTTTCTCGATGGCGCGCACAGCATCGTCATTGATTCAGACGGCGACGGCAGCTTCAGCATAACCTCAATCGCGTCGCAACCCAGCGGCACGATCACGGTCAAGGCAACTGACAACGCGGATAACCTGGCGTCATCAGATCTCAGCTACACCGACCTGATCGCGCCGGGGCAACCAACGGTTCAGGTGCTAACCGATACCAACCACGACGGCCTGATTAGTATCGAGGAACTCAATGGTGCCACGACGTTGATGCTCCGAATCACGCTCAACGGCACCCATGCGATGGTGGGCGATACGCTTTCGCTGTCCGGTCTGCCGACTCATACATTGACCGTAATCGAGATCCAGCAAGGCTATATCGACGTTCAGGTCCCGGCACCTGCGGCCGATCAGGCCTTCCACGTGAGCGCTGTTCTGACCGATAAAGAAGGCAATGCTTCGAGCGCTGGATCGGCTGACGTCACGATGGCAACCACGCCGGCCACGGTGACGGTCGACCAGATCACCAAGCTGAACTACCAAACCGTTGAAACCGAAGGGCTCACGCTCAACGGCCGGGTTACGGGCAGCTATTCCAGTAACGACACGGTGTACGTGACGGTGTTGGGGACCACCCTAAGCACTCACGTCAACGCCGACGGCACCTGGCATGTCACGTTTTCTGGCGCGCAGATGAACGGCATAAAAAATGGCACGCCGGTTACGCTCAGGTTCGACGAGCAACTGAATCACACTGACCTCATCGTATCCGACCTCACGGTGGGCTCAGGGACAGACTATGCTCCGCCGGTGGTATCAATCGACCCTCTTTTTGTTAATGGCATCCTGAGCTGGGACGAGTCGAAGGGCGATGGACTTGTCACAGGAAAAGTGTATGGCATTAGCCAGCCCGGAGACCGGATAGAACTGACGCTGGATAACGGGCAAACCTACATAGGCACAGTAAAAGCCGACCAGACCTGGAGCATCCTTATCCCGGCGAATGATTTGGGCAGCATGCGGGACGGCGATCACAATGTCACGGTCAAAGTCTTCGCCAGCGATCCAGCAGGCAATCTGTTTGAGACCAACGTCAACAATAGTTTCTCTGTCGACCTAACCCCCCCAACTTTCGCGCTAGCATTTTTCCCCCTGCCATTTGGCGAGACGCTGAATCTGATCGAAACGTTTAGCAGCTTTTCCATCTCGGGCACCTCCACCGGGCTACCGGAGGGTACGGAAGTAACAGTGCGGATCGGTGGTTACAGCTACACCGCATTCATAGGTGCGGACAGATCGTGGAGCATTACACCGACAACCTTCGATCTACAAAGGCTACCTGACGGCTCCGCGTCTATTTCAGTGTCTGCCTCTGTCTTTGGCCAGTCTGTTCATGGTCAGACCACCTTTAATGTTGATCTGACCCCGCCTGAGTTAAGCGAGCTCTCTTACAAGGTGAATGCAGATCACTCGATCACGCTGAGCGGCATGAGCGAAGCCGGCGCGAGCATCTTCATCATTTTCGAAGGAAGCGCCTATAAAGGTACCGCTAATTCAGCCGGATATTACGAAATCAGGACCCCGCCAAACATGGGGTCAAGCAGCGGCATCGCCACACTGACAGCGACCGATGCCGCCGGTAACGTCACGTCCGGGTCCTACAATTACGATATCGACCTGACCCCGCCTGAGTTAAGCGAGCTCTCTTACAAGGTGAATGCAGATCGCTCGATCACGCTGAGCGGCATGAGCGAAGCCTACGCGGGCATCTTAATCATTTTCGACGGACGCGCCTTTATGGGTACCGCTAATTCAGCCGGGTATTACGAAATCAAGACTCCGCCAAACATGGGCTCAAGCAGCGGCCCCGCCACACTGACAGCGACCGATGCCGCCGGTAACGTCACGTCCGGGTCCTACTATATCGACCTGACCCCGCCTGCAGCCCCTCAACTGAAGGTGCTCGAAAACACCAACAGCGACGCCTACATCAACAACGCTGAAATGGGCAGCGCCACGGTCATCACGGTGAAAATCTCGCTCGCCGGAACCGGTGCGCAAGCAGGTGACAAGCTGAACCTGGCTGGTCACGCCCCGTATGAACTGAGCAGTAGCGATATCACGCAAGGTTATGTCTCGCTGCAAATCCCAAGACCCACCGACGACGGCGCATTTACGGTCAAAGCGACCCTGCAGGATGCAGTAGGCAATGTGTCGAATGAATCGAATCTCGACCTGATCATGGCAACCTCGAAGCCCGTTGCATCTATGGAGATCCATTACACGCCCGGCCAGCCTCAGATCAACGGTTTAATGGTGAGCGGACAAGTAATCGGTGCGCATCTCAGCGCGACGCAGGTCGTCACGGTCACCATTCTGGGTATGGACGCGCAGGTTTCCATTGATCCGGATACGGGCAACTGGTCAGTTGTATTCCCTGCCAAGCTGTTCGCCGGAATGTCGATCAGCACTGTAAATAACATCTCTGTGCAAATCAGCGTCATTGATAGTGCAGGCAATGGATTTGACGCGCAGACGACGATCATAAGCGGCGGCTTGCCACTTCCCGTGCAAGCGCTTGCGGATGATGCCGCGATGAGCGTCAACGCTGCCAGCTTCGCCGAGACCGAGCCGCTGGCGCGCCACAGTGCCAGCATCAGCGAAACCGAACTCGCTGCACCCGCTGCACCAATCGCGCCACTGCATGACGAAACCGCCCTGTTCGTTCGCAGCGCGGCTGACAGCACCGCTGCTCCAGCGATGCTGTCCAGCGAACTGATTGCCGCGACCGAAACGGCCCATCCAGCGCTGCATGTCGCGCCACGCATGAGCGCGTTCGCGCAGGAAATGCCGTCACACGAAGCCGCTATACCCGCTCATGCGACGCGTCCCGGCCTGCATGAACTACTGTCGCCTGCGCCCACCAGCCATCCGAGCGCCGAGCTCCTGGCCGACGCGGCGGCATCCCCTGGCGCAGCGCTTGCGGAGCCACGGCTGAAACCGCCGCATGCCACGCACGAGGCCCAAGCCGCAGACGAAACCCAAGCCGCGACACCCAGCCTCGCTGCCAGCATCACCCTTGCCGATGTCGCGCCGGAGCACGCCCAAGCCACACCCGACGTAGTCAATTTCCCTGACGCCGCAGCCCCTCCCGTGCATCACGATGACCTCGCCACACTGCTGGCGAATCATCCATTAAACGTCGTTTAA
- a CDS encoding BapA/Bap/LapF family prefix-like domain-containing protein gives MTQAIVVIDKQTQQPIAVSGSEIHLHGPAAVKLPLAKNQIKSMSRDGNTLVIHCVSGEVVLIHGFFASTAGPASELVVQDGSALWQVHLDPSTTGELSPWYTETDANTATGMPVPLTEAAAAPVWVLGALGVLGAIGGVALAAGAGVEAATMAITVAARCLGHRAGPAR, from the coding sequence ATGACACAAGCCATCGTTGTGATCGACAAGCAAACTCAGCAACCCATTGCCGTTTCGGGTTCCGAGATCCATCTGCATGGCCCTGCCGCCGTCAAGCTGCCTCTCGCCAAAAATCAGATCAAGAGCATGAGCCGTGACGGCAACACGCTCGTGATTCACTGCGTATCAGGCGAAGTGGTGCTCATTCATGGCTTTTTTGCCTCAACCGCCGGGCCTGCCAGCGAGCTTGTGGTGCAGGACGGCAGCGCGCTCTGGCAAGTGCATCTCGATCCGTCTACGACCGGTGAGCTATCGCCGTGGTACACCGAAACTGATGCCAATACGGCAACCGGTATGCCAGTACCGCTTACGGAAGCCGCTGCGGCACCGGTATGGGTTCTGGGTGCCCTGGGCGTGCTCGGAGCCATCGGCGGGGTCGCACTCGCCGCAGGGGCGGGGGTGGAGGCAGCAACAATGGCAATAACGGTGGCGGCACGCTGCCTGGGTCACCGGGCGGGCCCGGCACGCTGA